A DNA window from Cobetia marina contains the following coding sequences:
- a CDS encoding putative bifunctional diguanylate cyclase/phosphodiesterase — translation MDPITSRQPGTHSLWRILGINVALLVVLGGLFLAGQWFDVREQEMQRLEALDTQLHISTEQLVADVAREMMVLERVLHEETPRQWRGSLESALGRHPALVSLMMVPFADYRGSSLNQIGVGRSCKWQLSQAEAQSLPGRSNLLFGSALPLGSGQPGLPFYRHMQLEDKAWLLIGCLDFSESRSLLANPGADDGQRLRLFSTNGLLLFSSPQEHALGVTGKLPLPTLANMGKYISERGVRRYHVDGFDGRPRMAAGSFIAPLKLFSVVSQPVSSLWWVWWQRIWFGLLLGGIFLVVLGVMIARAERQRSERHDELEGELESMAARSRTLVTLMDNLPGVVYRIEVNTGTLTFISSGAAELFGRSAESLVGAGITLNELIHPEDRPSVASARHWAMCAQMRHEQVFRIVADHERWVLDRSVMIEGEEGVRYWEGLLLDISAHKESERQLDYLARHDALTGLYNRKAFMAAADERVAIGGVMIYADIDRFSTVNDGLGHEAGDQLLVSIGERLRRILPPGGLVARLGADEFGLYFPQVGEQAEQIVADVQQKLERPFTILGRPLIISLTAGYSLAEADGDAQALMLNADVALYHAKSRGDHALRWESSLDKHVASRMTLEQDLRQAIERQQLFLHYQPQLNAAGELLGVEALLRWQHPELGMISPAQFIPLAEETGLIFRLGRFVLEEACAQMVRWQESGLYMPRMAVNLSARQLTSGYEHEVISVLESQNLAPTRLEVEVTETLLIQDMEGGLSVLRALRELGVRVALDDFGQGYSSLSYLSSLPLDVLKVDRSFVMKMDALAEDASEQGRGGQVASEQGANEQAIQLVGAIISLGHSMGHEIVAEGVETQAQFEGLKRLRCDSYQGYLLARPMTATAIVERYGPGN, via the coding sequence GTGGACCCGATTACCTCGCGTCAACCAGGCACACATTCACTGTGGCGCATCCTTGGCATCAATGTCGCTTTGCTGGTGGTGTTGGGCGGGCTGTTTCTGGCGGGACAATGGTTTGATGTCCGCGAACAGGAGATGCAACGCCTCGAAGCGCTCGATACGCAACTGCACATCTCGACTGAACAGCTCGTGGCGGATGTCGCCCGCGAGATGATGGTGCTCGAGCGTGTGTTGCACGAGGAGACACCAAGACAGTGGAGAGGCTCGCTCGAGAGTGCGCTGGGGCGTCATCCGGCGCTGGTCTCCCTGATGATGGTGCCGTTCGCCGATTATCGTGGCAGCAGCCTCAATCAGATCGGTGTCGGGCGCAGCTGCAAGTGGCAGCTCTCGCAGGCCGAGGCGCAATCCCTGCCCGGCAGAAGCAATCTGTTGTTCGGTTCGGCATTGCCTCTCGGGTCCGGACAGCCCGGCTTGCCTTTCTATCGCCATATGCAGCTCGAGGACAAGGCGTGGCTGCTGATCGGGTGCCTGGATTTCTCGGAGTCCAGAAGTCTGCTGGCCAATCCGGGGGCGGATGACGGGCAGCGCCTGCGCCTGTTCTCGACCAACGGACTGCTGCTGTTTTCCAGCCCCCAGGAGCACGCGCTGGGGGTGACGGGAAAGTTGCCGTTGCCGACGCTGGCCAACATGGGCAAGTACATCTCCGAGCGTGGCGTGCGGCGTTATCACGTGGACGGCTTTGATGGCCGTCCGCGCATGGCGGCGGGCAGTTTTATCGCACCACTCAAGCTGTTCAGCGTCGTCAGTCAGCCTGTCTCGAGCCTGTGGTGGGTCTGGTGGCAGCGTATCTGGTTCGGTCTGCTGCTGGGAGGCATCTTCCTGGTGGTGCTTGGCGTGATGATCGCGCGTGCCGAGCGGCAACGCAGTGAGCGCCACGATGAGCTGGAGGGCGAGCTCGAATCGATGGCGGCGCGCTCGCGTACTCTGGTGACCTTGATGGATAACCTGCCCGGCGTGGTGTATCGCATCGAGGTCAACACCGGCACGCTGACCTTCATCAGCAGTGGCGCCGCGGAATTGTTCGGACGTTCGGCCGAGTCTCTGGTCGGGGCCGGCATCACTCTCAATGAGCTGATCCATCCCGAGGATCGCCCGTCCGTCGCGTCGGCGCGTCACTGGGCGATGTGCGCTCAGATGCGTCATGAACAGGTGTTCAGAATCGTCGCGGATCACGAGCGCTGGGTGCTGGACCGCAGCGTGATGATCGAGGGAGAGGAGGGTGTACGTTACTGGGAAGGCCTGCTGCTGGATATCAGCGCCCACAAGGAGTCGGAGCGTCAGCTCGACTACCTGGCGCGCCACGATGCCTTGACGGGGCTCTACAACCGCAAGGCCTTCATGGCGGCGGCGGATGAGCGGGTCGCGATCGGAGGCGTGATGATCTATGCCGACATCGATCGCTTCTCGACGGTGAATGATGGCCTGGGGCATGAGGCGGGGGATCAGCTGCTGGTCTCGATCGGTGAGCGCCTGCGGCGCATCCTGCCGCCCGGTGGCCTGGTCGCGCGTCTCGGGGCGGATGAGTTCGGCCTCTATTTCCCTCAGGTCGGCGAGCAAGCCGAGCAGATCGTGGCCGATGTCCAGCAGAAGCTGGAGCGCCCCTTCACGATTCTCGGGCGTCCCTTGATCATCAGCCTGACGGCCGGCTACTCCCTGGCCGAGGCAGATGGTGATGCCCAGGCGTTGATGCTCAATGCGGACGTGGCGCTCTATCATGCCAAGTCGCGTGGCGATCATGCCCTGCGCTGGGAGTCCTCGCTGGACAAGCATGTCGCCTCGCGCATGACGCTGGAGCAGGACCTGCGTCAGGCCATCGAGCGCCAGCAGCTCTTCCTTCACTACCAGCCGCAGCTGAACGCGGCGGGAGAGCTGCTGGGGGTCGAGGCGTTGCTGCGCTGGCAGCATCCTGAGCTGGGCATGATCTCTCCGGCCCAGTTCATTCCGCTCGCGGAAGAGACGGGACTCATCTTCCGGCTGGGGCGTTTCGTGCTGGAAGAGGCCTGCGCCCAGATGGTGCGCTGGCAGGAAAGCGGCCTTTACATGCCGCGCATGGCCGTCAACCTCTCGGCGCGCCAGCTGACCTCGGGCTATGAGCATGAAGTGATCAGCGTGCTCGAGAGTCAGAATCTCGCGCCGACGCGCCTGGAGGTCGAGGTCACGGAGACCCTGTTGATCCAGGACATGGAGGGTGGGCTCAGCGTACTGAGAGCACTGCGGGAGCTCGGTGTGCGTGTGGCGCTGGATGACTTCGGGCAGGGATACTCGTCACTGTCCTATCTGTCTTCCCTGCCGCTGGATGTGCTCAAGGTCGACCGCAGCTTCGTGATGAAGATGGACGCTCTGGCGGAAGATGCGTCCGAGCAAGGGCGCGGCGGTCAGGTGGCCAGCGAGCAGGGAGCCAATGAGCAGGCCATCCAGCTGGTAGGTGCCATCATCAGTCTGGGGCATTCGATGGGGCACGAGATCGTGGCGGAAGGTGTCGAGACACAGGCGCAGTTCGAGGGGCTCAAGCGATTGCGCTGCGACAGTTATCAGGGCTACCTGCTGGCGCGCCCGATGACGGCGACGGCCATCGTCGAGCGTTATGGGCCTGGCAACTGA
- the dut gene encoding dUTP diphosphatase translates to MTRPRLELKILDERVRDYPLPHHATPGSAGMDLRALLDAPLTLAPGACELVRTGLAIHIADPALAGMILPRSGLGHKHGIVLGNLVGLIDSDYQGELMISVWNRGDSEFVLEPGERLAQYVLVPVVQAELVEVTEFEASQRGEGGFGHSGRH, encoded by the coding sequence ATGACCCGCCCCCGGCTCGAACTCAAGATCCTCGACGAGCGCGTTCGCGATTACCCGCTACCCCACCATGCGACTCCCGGCAGTGCCGGCATGGACCTGCGCGCACTGCTGGATGCCCCGCTGACACTGGCCCCGGGCGCCTGTGAGCTGGTGCGTACCGGCCTGGCGATCCACATCGCCGACCCCGCACTGGCCGGCATGATCCTGCCGCGCTCCGGTCTGGGGCATAAACACGGCATCGTGCTGGGCAATCTGGTCGGTCTGATCGATTCCGACTACCAGGGCGAACTGATGATCTCGGTCTGGAACCGCGGCGACAGCGAGTTCGTGCTGGAACCCGGTGAGCGACTGGCACAGTACGTGCTAGTCCCGGTTGTACAGGCCGAACTGGTCGAGGTCACGGAATTCGAGGCCAGCCAGCGCGGTGAAGGCGGCTTTGGCCATTCTGGTCGTCATTGA
- a CDS encoding phosphomannomutase/phosphoglucomutase produces the protein MSQVPASIFRAYDIRGIVDETLTEDGVRAIGQSIGSEAAARGESTVVVARDGRLSGPRLSKALIAGLRDAGRDVIDIGMVPTPVLYYATNILEGTRSGVMLTGSHNPANYNGLKIVLAGETLSGDTITDLYRRLQEGDLAQGEGSLREEDVRERYLDQITGDVVVKRPLKAVVDCGNGVAGELGPELIRRLGVETIPLFEEIDGNFPNHHPDPGKPENLQDLIRTMQETGADIGLAFDGDGDRLGVVTPKGEILYPDRLMMALSEDLIERVPGARIIFDVKCTGNLATVIEKAGGTPEMWRTGHSLIKARMKETGAALAGEMSGHIFFKERWFGFDDGLYGAARLLEILAKQDVDADTFFARYPQDLGTPEINVEVTDETKFAIVERLASEGDFGDDGVKTTLDGIRVDYADGWGLCRASNTTPVLVLRFEGKSEAALERIKDSFRAALKQAEPSITAPF, from the coding sequence ATGAGTCAGGTACCCGCTTCAATTTTTCGCGCCTACGACATCCGTGGCATCGTGGATGAGACCCTCACCGAAGACGGCGTGCGCGCCATCGGCCAATCCATCGGTAGCGAAGCCGCGGCACGCGGTGAGTCCACCGTCGTGGTCGCCCGCGATGGTCGCCTCTCCGGCCCGCGCCTGTCCAAGGCGCTGATTGCCGGCCTGCGCGATGCCGGCCGTGATGTCATCGACATCGGCATGGTGCCGACCCCGGTGCTCTACTACGCCACCAATATCCTGGAAGGCACCCGCTCCGGCGTGATGCTGACCGGCAGCCACAACCCGGCCAATTACAACGGTCTGAAGATCGTGCTGGCGGGTGAGACCCTGTCCGGCGACACCATCACCGACCTTTATCGCCGCCTGCAGGAAGGCGATCTGGCGCAAGGCGAAGGTAGCCTGCGTGAAGAAGACGTGCGCGAACGCTACCTGGATCAGATTACCGGCGACGTGGTCGTCAAGCGCCCGCTCAAGGCAGTGGTCGATTGCGGCAATGGCGTGGCTGGTGAGCTGGGCCCGGAGCTGATCCGTCGCCTCGGCGTCGAGACCATCCCGCTGTTCGAGGAGATCGATGGCAACTTCCCGAACCATCACCCGGACCCGGGCAAGCCGGAGAACCTGCAGGACCTGATCAGAACCATGCAGGAAACCGGCGCGGACATCGGTCTGGCCTTCGATGGCGACGGCGATCGCCTCGGCGTCGTCACGCCCAAGGGCGAGATCCTGTATCCCGACCGTCTGATGATGGCACTGTCGGAAGACCTCATTGAACGTGTACCGGGCGCGCGCATCATCTTCGACGTCAAGTGCACCGGCAACCTGGCCACCGTGATCGAGAAGGCGGGAGGCACACCGGAAATGTGGCGCACCGGCCACTCCCTGATCAAGGCGCGCATGAAGGAAACCGGCGCGGCCCTGGCCGGCGAGATGAGCGGCCACATCTTCTTCAAGGAGCGTTGGTTCGGCTTCGACGATGGCCTCTACGGCGCGGCGCGTCTGCTGGAAATCCTCGCCAAGCAGGATGTCGATGCCGACACCTTCTTCGCACGCTATCCGCAGGATCTGGGCACCCCCGAGATCAACGTGGAAGTGACCGATGAGACCAAGTTCGCTATCGTCGAGCGACTGGCCAGCGAAGGTGACTTCGGTGACGACGGCGTGAAGACCACGCTGGATGGCATTCGCGTCGACTACGCCGACGGCTGGGGCCTGTGCCGCGCCTCCAACACCACACCGGTGCTGGTACTGCGCTTCGAAGGCAAGTCAGAGGCGGCGCTGGAGCGCATCAAGGACAGCTTCCGCGCCGCACTGAAGCAGGCCGAGCCAAGCATCACCGCCCCGTTCTGA
- the rpoH gene encoding RNA polymerase sigma factor RpoH gives MSTSLQPLGHLSPGQDLNGYIQSVNRIAVLTAEEEHELALRLHEENHLESARRLVMSHLRFVVHIARSYSGYGLQQADLIQEGNVGLMKAVKRFDPHQGVRLVSFAVHWIKAEIHEFVLRNWRIVKVATTKAQRKLFFNLRGAKKRLAWLNNEEVDAIAGDLDVKPSVVREMESRLSAHDAGFDAGPSDDESSAYQAPVNYLEDHSLDPAAQVEQQDLEDDSHGRLLKALAALDERSRDILQQRWLSDNKATLHELADIYSVSAERIRQLEKNAMKKLRESMGDMSEGFAA, from the coding sequence ATGAGCACCAGTCTTCAGCCACTTGGCCACCTGTCACCGGGTCAAGATCTAAACGGCTATATCCAGTCGGTGAACCGTATCGCTGTGCTTACTGCTGAAGAAGAGCATGAGCTTGCCCTGCGGTTGCATGAAGAGAATCATCTGGAGTCGGCCCGTCGACTCGTCATGTCGCACCTGCGCTTCGTGGTACATATCGCGCGCAGCTACAGCGGCTATGGCTTGCAGCAGGCGGACCTGATCCAGGAAGGCAATGTCGGCCTGATGAAAGCGGTCAAGCGCTTTGACCCCCATCAGGGCGTTCGCCTCGTGTCCTTTGCCGTGCATTGGATCAAGGCCGAGATTCACGAGTTCGTGCTGCGCAACTGGCGCATCGTGAAAGTCGCGACCACCAAGGCCCAGCGCAAGCTGTTCTTCAATCTTCGCGGTGCCAAGAAGCGTCTGGCATGGCTGAACAATGAAGAAGTGGACGCCATCGCAGGCGACCTGGACGTCAAGCCATCGGTGGTACGCGAGATGGAAAGTCGTCTCTCGGCTCACGATGCCGGCTTCGATGCGGGTCCCAGTGATGACGAGAGCTCCGCTTACCAGGCGCCGGTCAATTATCTCGAGGACCACAGTCTCGATCCGGCGGCTCAGGTCGAGCAGCAGGATCTGGAAGATGACTCCCACGGGCGTCTGCTCAAGGCACTGGCAGCATTGGATGAGCGTTCGCGCGATATCCTCCAGCAGCGCTGGTTGAGCGACAACAAGGCGACGTTGCACGAGCTGGCAGACATCTACAGTGTCTCGGCAGAACGTATCCGTCAGCTGGAAAAGAACGCCATGAAGAAGCTGCGTGAATCGATGGGTGACATGAGCGAAGGGTTCGCTGCCTGA
- the mutM gene encoding bifunctional DNA-formamidopyrimidine glycosylase/DNA-(apurinic or apyrimidinic site) lyase, with protein sequence MPELPEVETTRRGIAPLVEGQEVTEVIVRQPRLRTPVPSELAEWLVGQRFGELSRRAKYLLLPIADGHLLWHLGMSGSLRLVPIGTPPRTHDHVDVVLGNGQVLRYHDPRRFGFVDFVRGDPHADTRLARLGPEPLSDAFTGELLFARSRKRRVAIKPFLMDNANVVGVGNIYASEALFMAGIDPRRPAGETSLEEYERLAEASRSVLAAAIEQGGTTLRDFVGGDGKPGYFAQRLNVYGRGGEPCRECGHEIMSLVLGQRASCFCPHCQS encoded by the coding sequence ATGCCCGAATTACCGGAAGTCGAGACGACTCGCCGTGGTATCGCACCATTGGTCGAGGGCCAGGAGGTCACCGAGGTGATCGTGCGTCAGCCACGGCTGCGCACGCCAGTACCGAGTGAGCTGGCGGAGTGGCTGGTGGGGCAGCGTTTCGGTGAGCTCTCGCGCCGTGCCAAGTACCTGCTGTTGCCGATCGCCGATGGCCACCTGCTCTGGCATCTGGGCATGTCCGGCAGTCTGAGGCTGGTACCCATCGGCACGCCGCCCCGTACGCATGACCATGTCGATGTGGTGCTGGGCAATGGCCAGGTGTTGCGCTATCACGACCCGCGTCGCTTCGGTTTCGTCGACTTCGTGCGCGGTGACCCGCACGCTGACACACGTCTGGCGAGGCTCGGGCCGGAGCCCTTGTCGGACGCCTTCACCGGTGAGCTTCTCTTCGCGCGCTCGCGCAAGCGACGCGTGGCGATCAAGCCTTTCCTGATGGACAACGCCAATGTGGTCGGCGTGGGCAACATCTACGCCAGTGAGGCGCTCTTCATGGCCGGCATCGACCCGCGTCGTCCGGCGGGGGAGACCTCCCTGGAGGAATATGAGCGCCTCGCCGAGGCCTCACGCAGCGTGCTGGCGGCCGCCATCGAGCAAGGCGGTACCACCTTGCGTGATTTCGTCGGTGGTGATGGCAAGCCCGGCTACTTCGCCCAGCGCCTCAACGTCTATGGGCGAGGGGGCGAGCCCTGCCGCGAGTGTGGCCATGAGATCATGAGCCTGGTGCTCGGGCAGCGTGCCAGTTGCTTCTGCCCTCATTGCCAGAGCTAG
- the rpmG gene encoding 50S ribosomal protein L33 codes for MRDKIKLVSSAGTGHFYTTDKNKRNTPDKLEFKKYDPVVRKHVMYKEAKIK; via the coding sequence ATGCGTGACAAGATCAAGTTGGTGTCAAGTGCCGGTACTGGCCACTTCTACACCACCGACAAGAACAAGCGTAACACTCCGGACAAGCTTGAATTCAAGAAGTACGATCCGGTCGTTCGCAAGCACGTGATGTACAAGGAAGCCAAGATCAAGTGA
- the slmA gene encoding nucleoid occlusion factor SlmA yields the protein MTQANPKQSRREQILQALALMLEEDSGKRITTAALARQVGVSEAALYRHFPSKARMFEGLIEFIESTLFERIALILQDNDTAHARVHHILSLLLGFAEKNPGLCRLLNGDALTGETARLRVRMAQLFERLETQLKQVLREAEPREGLRPAITVTAAANLLLASAEGRIGQYVRSDYRKRPTEHWEEQWRLLSRDLLLSSQERIAV from the coding sequence ATGACGCAGGCGAATCCAAAACAATCACGTCGCGAACAGATCCTCCAGGCACTTGCCTTGATGCTGGAAGAGGACAGCGGCAAACGTATCACCACCGCGGCATTGGCACGTCAGGTCGGCGTCTCCGAGGCTGCACTCTATCGTCACTTCCCCAGCAAGGCGCGCATGTTCGAAGGGCTGATCGAGTTCATCGAGAGCACCCTGTTCGAGCGCATCGCGCTGATTCTGCAGGACAACGATACGGCTCATGCCAGGGTGCACCATATCCTGAGCCTGCTGCTTGGCTTTGCCGAGAAGAATCCCGGACTGTGCCGCCTGCTCAACGGCGATGCCCTGACCGGGGAGACGGCTCGTCTGCGCGTGCGCATGGCGCAGCTGTTCGAACGTCTCGAGACCCAGCTCAAGCAGGTACTGCGCGAGGCCGAGCCTCGTGAAGGCCTGCGGCCTGCCATTACCGTGACAGCCGCAGCCAATCTCCTGCTGGCCAGTGCCGAAGGCCGCATCGGACAGTATGTCCGCAGCGACTATCGCAAGCGACCCACCGAGCACTGGGAAGAACAGTGGAGACTGTTGAGTCGCGACCTGCTGCTGAGCAGCCAGGAGCGGATTGCCGTCTGA
- the coaBC gene encoding bifunctional phosphopantothenoylcysteine decarboxylase/phosphopantothenate--cysteine ligase CoaBC: MHSLAGRRILLGISGGIAAYKAALITRLLKKAGCEVRVAMTEGAQAFITPLTLQALSGNPVHTSLLDPEAEAGMGHIELARWAEVILIAPATADLMARLAHGRADDLITTLCLANNARWVVAPAMNQAMWAHPATQRNARQLSADGWTLLGPASGEQACGDVGAGRMLEPEEIVAGLSELLDEGEPAPLPAAGLTITITAGPTREALDPVRYLSNHSSGKMGYALASEAAALGARVRLISGPVALPTPPGVERIDVESALQMQGAAEAALQDSQVFIGCAAVADFRPAAVAEHKLKKQVGEEQMQVHLIRNPDIIAGIAEQSQARRANGQPAPLVVGFAAETRDVLRYARDKLTRKRLDMIVANDVSTPGLGFGSDSNAATLVWRRPGQANDRLHEQAIAACPKIALARAILERALALHQDGALHGAANLNMATSAIDDQETP; encoded by the coding sequence ATGCACTCACTCGCCGGACGGCGCATTCTGCTGGGCATCAGCGGCGGTATCGCAGCGTACAAGGCGGCGCTCATCACTCGTCTGCTGAAAAAGGCCGGGTGCGAGGTACGCGTCGCCATGACCGAAGGTGCCCAGGCCTTCATCACGCCGTTGACCCTGCAGGCGCTGTCGGGCAATCCCGTGCATACCTCGCTGCTCGATCCTGAGGCAGAGGCCGGCATGGGACATATCGAGCTGGCGCGTTGGGCGGAGGTCATTCTCATCGCCCCCGCCACTGCCGACCTCATGGCCCGCCTGGCCCATGGCCGTGCCGATGATCTGATCACTACCCTGTGCCTGGCCAACAACGCACGCTGGGTCGTGGCCCCGGCGATGAATCAGGCGATGTGGGCGCACCCTGCCACCCAGCGCAACGCCCGGCAGCTCAGTGCCGATGGCTGGACGCTGCTCGGCCCGGCCAGCGGCGAACAGGCGTGCGGCGACGTGGGAGCCGGGCGCATGCTCGAGCCAGAAGAGATCGTCGCCGGTCTGAGCGAGCTGCTCGACGAGGGCGAGCCGGCACCATTGCCGGCAGCGGGCCTGACCATCACCATCACCGCCGGTCCGACCCGGGAAGCGCTGGATCCGGTGCGCTATCTGAGCAATCACAGCTCCGGAAAGATGGGGTATGCCCTGGCCAGCGAAGCCGCGGCACTGGGCGCAAGAGTTCGCCTGATCAGTGGGCCTGTCGCCCTGCCCACACCGCCTGGCGTCGAGCGCATCGATGTCGAGTCAGCCTTGCAGATGCAAGGCGCTGCCGAAGCGGCGCTGCAGGATAGCCAGGTCTTCATCGGCTGCGCCGCCGTCGCCGACTTCCGACCTGCCGCTGTCGCCGAGCACAAGCTCAAGAAGCAGGTCGGCGAAGAACAGATGCAGGTCCATCTGATCCGCAATCCCGATATCATTGCCGGCATTGCCGAGCAGAGTCAGGCGCGGCGCGCCAACGGACAGCCCGCTCCGCTGGTGGTCGGCTTCGCCGCCGAGACTCGCGATGTCCTTCGCTATGCCCGCGACAAGCTGACACGCAAGCGTCTCGACATGATCGTGGCCAATGACGTCAGCACCCCGGGACTGGGGTTCGGCAGTGACAGCAATGCCGCCACCCTGGTGTGGCGACGCCCCGGCCAGGCAAATGACAGACTGCATGAACAGGCCATCGCAGCCTGCCCCAAGATTGCGCTGGCGCGTGCGATTCTCGAGCGCGCACTGGCACTGCATCAAGACGGCGCCCTCCATGGTGCCGCCAATTTGAACATGGCGACCTCCGCCATCGATGACCAGGAAACACCTTAG
- the rpmB gene encoding 50S ribosomal protein L28 — translation MSKVCQVTGKRPVTGNNVSHSQRKTRRRFLPNLHTHRFWVESQQRFVKLRVSTKGMRIIDKKGIDEVLKDLTARGERF, via the coding sequence ATGTCCAAAGTATGTCAGGTTACCGGCAAGCGCCCGGTGACTGGTAACAACGTTTCTCACTCCCAGCGCAAGACTCGTCGCCGGTTCCTGCCGAACCTGCACACCCACCGTTTCTGGGTTGAATCCCAGCAGCGCTTCGTCAAGCTGCGCGTCTCTACCAAGGGCATGCGCATCATTGACAAGAAGGGTATCGACGAAGTCCTCAAGGACCTCACTGCACGTGGCGAGCGCTTCTAA
- the radC gene encoding RadC family protein, which produces MGIREWPIGERPREKLLSSGAAALSDAELLAIFLRVGIKGRSAVDLARDLLTTFGGLRPLLEASQQDFCAARGLGDAKYVQLQASLELSRRHLESLLMRGAALTSPLLVRRYLSSHLRDLPHEVFAALFLDSQHRVIRFETLFTGTLDAAAVYPREVVKRALALNAGALILAHNHPSGVAEPSDADRRITQRLEEALGLFDIRVLDHFVVGDGEVISFAERGWL; this is translated from the coding sequence ATGGGCATCAGGGAGTGGCCAATCGGGGAGCGGCCCCGTGAGAAGCTTCTGTCATCGGGGGCTGCTGCGCTATCAGATGCCGAGTTGCTGGCAATCTTCCTGCGAGTGGGAATCAAGGGACGTTCGGCGGTGGACCTGGCGCGCGACCTGTTGACCACCTTCGGCGGGCTGCGCCCACTGCTGGAAGCCAGTCAGCAGGATTTCTGTGCCGCGCGAGGCCTGGGAGATGCCAAGTACGTACAGTTGCAGGCGTCGCTGGAGCTGTCCCGTCGACATCTGGAAAGCCTGTTGATGCGCGGGGCGGCATTGACCTCACCGCTGCTGGTACGGCGCTACCTCTCCTCTCATCTGCGTGATCTGCCACATGAGGTCTTCGCCGCACTCTTCCTGGATAGTCAGCATCGCGTCATTCGCTTCGAGACACTCTTCACCGGCACGCTGGATGCTGCTGCCGTCTACCCGCGCGAAGTGGTCAAGCGGGCGCTGGCGCTCAACGCGGGCGCCTTGATACTCGCCCACAACCATCCCTCCGGAGTGGCGGAGCCCAGTGATGCCGATCGTCGTATCACCCAGCGCCTGGAAGAGGCGTTGGGGCTTTTCGATATCCGGGTGCTGGATCACTTCGTGGTGGGGGACGGCGAGGTGATCTCCTTCGCCGAGCGTGGCTGGTTGTGA
- the argB gene encoding acetylglutamate kinase, whose protein sequence is MSHANRDPHQVVEVLSEALPYIQQFSGKTVVVKYGGNAMTEDTLIDSFARDMVLMKEVGINPVVVHGGGPQIGALLKKLNIESRFVDGMRVTDSETMDVVEMVLGGLVNKGIVNLINQCGGKAIGVTGKDSGQIRARQLKVTRHMPGMNASEIIDIGHVGEVEHVSTDLIELLTRNDFIPVIAPIGVDDEGRSYNINADLVAGKVAEALGAEKLMLLTNVAGLLNAEGEVMTGLTTEAVDGLIEDGTIYGGMLPKISCALDAVKQGVRSAHIIDGRVPHATLLEIFTNAGVGTLISNADPDTSKA, encoded by the coding sequence ATGAGCCACGCCAACCGCGACCCGCACCAGGTGGTCGAGGTCCTGTCCGAAGCCCTGCCCTATATCCAGCAGTTCTCGGGCAAGACCGTGGTGGTCAAATACGGCGGCAACGCCATGACCGAAGATACCTTGATCGACTCCTTTGCCCGCGACATGGTGCTGATGAAGGAAGTCGGCATCAACCCGGTGGTCGTGCACGGTGGCGGCCCTCAGATCGGCGCCCTGCTCAAGAAGCTGAACATCGAATCACGCTTCGTCGACGGCATGCGCGTGACCGACTCAGAGACCATGGATGTGGTCGAGATGGTACTGGGCGGCCTGGTCAACAAGGGCATCGTCAATCTGATCAACCAGTGCGGCGGCAAGGCCATCGGCGTCACCGGCAAGGACAGCGGCCAGATTCGCGCGCGTCAGCTCAAGGTCACCCGCCACATGCCGGGCATGAATGCCTCGGAAATCATCGATATCGGTCACGTCGGTGAAGTCGAGCATGTCTCGACGGATCTGATCGAGCTGCTGACCCGCAATGACTTCATTCCGGTGATCGCGCCGATCGGCGTCGACGATGAGGGACGCAGCTACAATATCAATGCCGACCTGGTCGCCGGCAAGGTCGCAGAAGCGCTGGGGGCGGAGAAGCTGATGCTGCTGACCAACGTCGCCGGCCTTCTGAACGCCGAGGGCGAAGTCATGACGGGGCTGACCACCGAAGCGGTGGATGGACTCATCGAGGATGGCACCATCTATGGCGGCATGCTGCCCAAGATCAGCTGCGCGCTGGATGCCGTCAAGCAGGGCGTGCGCAGTGCACACATCATCGATGGTCGCGTACCGCATGCCACCCTGCTGGAAATCTTCACCAATGCCGGTGTCGGCACCTTGATCAGCAATGCTGATCCGGACACCTCCAAGGCATGA